A stretch of DNA from Lysinibacillus sp. B2A1:
TGATTTGATTTACCTTTACTATCCAACACTGAAATAACCCCTGCACCTGTTTGAATATATAATTTCTCTGCTGTTGCTATATCTTCTTTTGATTTCAAATTAATTGTAGCTTGTTTATGCCAAGGAAAAGGCTCTGATTGTGCGGCTAGCTTTTCAAACATTTCATCTGTAACGACAAAAATGGGTCCCCCGCCGCCAACTGTTACAATGCCACTTATGATACTTTTATCTTGAACATCAATAACATGAAATGTCTCCTCATGTTTACCAGCCGATACTACAACCTCACGATCCTTTTCTAATGGGAACATCTCTGCCATGTAACCGCCATAGTTTGTTAATATTACACTATTACCAGATAATTTTGCCTCAGGGACACTTTGCTGATAATCACTTAGCGGGATAGTATAAATTGTTCCTTTCATCGTATAAAATGGGCTGTCCTTCTGATCTTTAGACATTAATTGTGCTATAGAAGCTGTTACCGCCTGCAAACGGTAATCTACTTTGTCATAAGAAATATTGCTTTCCTCAAGTTCTTTCAAAAATTCCTGTCCATTGTCCTCAAGTAAGATATAATCTCCAGGTACTCGGCTAAATGCTGACGACTCTGATGAATAATACCCTATATATGAAAGTGTTGTGATCCCAAGAGAAAAACCCGTTAAAACTGTAATCAATGTTAAAGATTTTGCGTTACTTTTCATACGATGCATAATGGGTGTTAATGCTAATACATCATGAACAGTTAAATGTCCATTTTTCTTTAAACGGATAAAATTCATTATAAACGCTACAGAGTAACGGAATACTAAGAATGTCCCGCCTATAGTAGTAGCTAAAATAATCATCATATTAACAAATAAGTTACCGGCCGATTCAATATCGAAGAGCTTTGTTGATGCATAATAGCCATAAACAATCAATACAAGCCCTATAAAACCTATCGCCATTTGTAATGGGCTAAAGCGTTTTACACGCTCATCTGCTTGTTTAGCAGCGCTGAATAAAGATAACAATGACACACGGTGAATCATCCAAGCCATCTGAACAAGCACAATTACTAAGAGTATAGCGAAGACAATAATAGATTTCTGTAATGCCTCGATGCTAAATTTCATCGTGACAAGCGCCTCTTCTTCTAGAACTCGTAATAATATCATGGCAAATAATCGAGAACTAAAGAATCCTGCAAGCATACCTAAAACCACTGCACCAACAAATAATAGAATACTTTCGATTGCTAATAAACGTACAATCAAGCCCTTTGTCATACCGATTAGTTGATACAAGCCAATCTCTTTACTACGACGCTTCATAAATAGATGATTTGCATACAGTACGAAAAATAACACTATAAAATACAATATATATGTTGCTGCTTCAAAACCCGCTGTTGCTGTACCACTCTTATTTACAGTTTCTAGTACATCAGCATTGTTTTGCAAAGTCACAAAGGAAAAATATAAAGTCACACTAAAAATAAGGGCAAAGAAATATAAATAATAGTGCTTCATATTTTTCTTCATGCTACGTAATACAAGCTTACTAAGACTCATAACCGTCACCACCTAGCACACTTTGCGTATGCATGATTTCCTGGAAAAACGCCTGCCTTGTTTTCTCACCCTTATACAACTCACTATAAATAAGCCCGTCCTTTAAGAACAAAACACGCGTGCAAAAGCTTGCTGCTACTGCATCATGCGTAACCATCATAATAGTAGCCTTCTTTGCCTCATTAATACTTTGTAGATTTTTTAAAAGTGCTGTTGCTGATTTGGAGTCAAGTGCACCGGTAGGCTCGTCTGCAAATACTAGCGATGGATTTGTAATTAGCGCACGAGCTGCAGATGTACGTTGTTTTTGCCCACCTGATATTTCATTTGGATATTTATTTAGAATCTCAGCAATCCCTAACAAATGTGTAAGCTCCTTTACACGACTGTCTGCAACAGCCTTTGGTAGCTTACCAATAGCCAACGGTAATAGTATATTTTCTTTTACCGTTAAAGTATCCAATAAATTATAATCTTGGAATATAAAACCCAATTGTTCACGGCGGAAATTAGCTAGAGCTTTTTCCTTCATTCCTCGTAAGTTTTGACCATTTATTTCAATAACACCTTCTGTTGCAAAATCTATAGAGCACAGAACGTTTAATAATGTTGTTTTTCCAGAACCCGATGAACCCATAATTCCAACAAATTCTCCTTGATTTACCTCTAAATCTATACCCTTTAAAACTTCTTGAGCTGTTGATTTTTTACCATAGACCTTCTTTACTTTTCGACCAATTAAAACTGCCACTTATAAACGCCCCTTTCTATAGTTCAAGTGTACCCTGTCATCTTCGCTTATTCGTGCGTTTTACATGACAATATAAAAAGGTAGGTGACAATTTCGTCATCTACCTGTTAGTTTGACATATTCATTTTGTAATGGAAAACGCAAGGTAAATATGGAGCCTTCCCCTATACTGGATTGAACCGTAATACGAATGCCAATCTTCTGTGCGACATTATGTGCTAGGTATAAACCCATCCCTGTTGATTGACTTGATTCCCTTCCAGCTGTCCCTGTATATGATTTCTGAAAAATTCGAGGTAAATCCTCCTTACGAATACCAATACCATTATCTTTAATATGTAATAGTGTTGCTCCATTCGGGTCTACTTCTGTAAATATAAATATCTCTGAGTTTGTAGGGCTATATTTAATCGCATTAGATAAAATCTGTCGAACGATAAAGGCTAGCCATTTACCATCTGTCATCACCGTTTCAGTTAGCTCTTCAACATCAAAACCGATACCCTTTTCAATACACCATGGCTGCATAGCTTTTATTTCGTTATAGACAGCGGCTCGCAGTTCCATTTTCAACATATAATTATCTTTTTCAATGGAGGCTAATCGTGTTTGGTGTAGCTGCTGATCAACCAATAAATGCAACCTAAGCCACTCTGCCTCTAATTTACGACGTAATGACAAATCTTCTATATGATCCAGCATTAGATTAATAGTTGTTAATGGGGCTTTTACTTCATGAACCCATGCGAGGAGCTCATCAGAATACTCTTGTAATTGAACTTTTGCTTGATTTAGCTCAGTATTTTTATCATAAAAAACATCTTCTATTTTCGTGAAGTAAGCCGCTTGAAATGGAGAAAGTGCCAAGCTTCTGCTATGTGCATCATCGAGTTGGCTATCTACATTTCCCAGGAAATCATTAAGCTGCTTTACCTCGACTACATATCTCCAAAAAAGAAATATTATAAAACTAACGAGTAAAATCACATTTACATACCAAATAGATACCCCTACTAGACCAACATCTAATGAAAATAAAATGTTGAGAACACCAATCATAAATAGAAAGTAGCTTATCCATGCTAAGCGTTCTCTTATAAATAATAATGGCATCTTCATCACGTCCCTTGTATGACAGCAATATAACCAAGTCCTTTTTTGGTTAAAATAACATCCTGTAAACCTATATCCTCAAGCTTAGTACGTAAACGATTAACATTCACAGACAAAGTATTATCATTAACAAAGCGCTCATCGTCCCATAACTTTCTCATCAAATCATCTCTAGAAACAATTTGATTCGTCTTTTCGACTAAAATGCGTAAAATAAAGAGTTCGTTTTTGGTTAAAGAAGCAAGGTTTCCATTATACATAATCTCACTTCTAGCATAGTCAATTACCGCACCATTGAAGCGTGTAACATCCAAAGATTCCTCTATATAATCATACGTACGACGTAAAATAGCCTGAACCTTAGCTAGTAACACTTCCATGTGGAAAGGTTTTTGCACAAAATCATCCGCACCCATTTGCATTGACATGACCATATCCATCGGATGGTCTCGTGATGATAGAAAGAGGATTGGCACCTTAGAAATATGACGAATTTCACGACACCAATGAAAACCATCATAGGCTGGTAATTGAATATCAATTATGACTAGATGTGGCTTTTCCTCAATAAAATCATCCATCACCTTTTGAAAATTTTTAGGTCCAACCACTTGTAAAGACCACTGCGTAAATCTTGTCTGAATCATTTCAAAAATTGATGGATCATCCTCTATCAATAATATCTTCAACTCCATATTAAAGCACTCCTTTTAACAAGTAGGATATCTTGCTTTTAACGTTGCAAGCCCGAAAATATCAGTTAATTTAACTTAAATAAGTTATCATAATGCAGTCTGTTATTAACCACACACTAAATGAACATAAAACAATTTAATTTAAATGTAAATTGTTTATTTGTTAGCTATATTAATTTTAACATAAAAAACCAATCTGTAAGCGTCCCTACAGATTGGTTTAGAAAAATTAGCTTAAGCTAAAATTATTTTTGGATAGTAGCTACTACACCAGCGCCTACAGTACGGCCACCCTCACGGATAGAGAATTTAGTACCTTCTTCAAGAGCGATTGGAGCAATAAGTTCTACTGTCATTTCAATGTTATCACCAGGCATTACCATTTCAACGCCTTCTGGTAAGTTACAGATACCTGTTACGTCAGTTGTACGGAAGTAGAACTGAGGACGGTAGTTAGAGAAGAATGGAGTATGACGGCCACCCTCTTCTTTTGATAAAACATAAACTTCAGCTTTGAAGTTAGTGTGTGGAGTGATTGAGCCTGGTTTAGCTAATACTTGACCACGTTGGATTTCTTCACGAGCTACACCACGAAGTAAAGCACCGATGTTGTCACCAGCTTCAGCGTAGTCTAATAATTTACGGAACATTTCTACACCAGTTACAGTTGTAGATTTTGCTTCTTCAGTAATACCAACGATTTCAACTACATCGCCGACTTTAACTTGACCACGTTCAACACGGCCAGTTGCTACTGTACCACGACCAGTGATAGAGAATACATCCTCTACTGGCATCATGAATGGTTTGTCAGTTTGACGTTCTGGAGTTGGGATATAAGAATCTACAGCGTCCATTAATTCAACGATTTTTTCTTCCCATTCTGCTTCGCCTTCAAGAGCTTTAAGAGCAGAACCTTTAATTACAGGGATATCATCGCCTGGGAAGTCATATTCAGATAGTAGGTCACGGATTTCCATTTCTACTAATTCTAATAATTCTTCGTCATCAACCATATCACATTTATTCATGAATACTACTAAGTATGGAACACCAACTTGACGAGATAAAAGGATGTGTTCACGAGTTTGTGGCATTGGACCATCAGCAGCAGATACTACTAAGATACCACCATCCATTTGTGCAGCACCAGTGATCATGTTTTTAACATAGTCAGCGTGTCCTGGGCAGTCAACGTGTGCATAGTGACGAGATTCTGTTTCGTATTCTACGTGAGAAGTATTGATTGTGATACCACGTTCTTTTTCTTCTGGTGCGTTATCGATGTCAGCGTAAGATTTAGCTGTACCACCCATTTTTTTAGAAAGAACTGTAGCGATTGCAGCAGTTAAAGTAGTTTTACCATGGTCAACGTGTCCGATTGTACCAATGTTAGCATGCGTTTTTGAACGGTCAAATTTTTCTTTAGCCATTAGAGATTGCCTCCTCAAAATTATATGTTTTATTTTTGGAATTTATAGAATGAATGCTGATAGAGAACGGGCCCATCCCCTATCCTGCAATCATAGCTTACAAATTAGTTATACTTTATGCAAGATGAAAATTCAATTATTCACCTTTATTTTTTTTGATGATTTCAGCAGCGATTGATTTTGGTACTTCTTCATAATGATCAAATGTCATTGAGAATACACCACGACCTTGCGTTGCAGAACGAAGAGTCGTTGCATAACCAAACATTTCCGCTAAAGGAACCATTGCACGAACAACTTGTGAGTTACCGCGAGCATCCATCCCCTCAACGCGTCCGCGACGAGAAGTAATGTTACCCATGATATCACCAAGATATTCTTCTGGAATTACAACTTCAACTTTCATCATTGGTTCTAAGATAACAGCGTCACATTGTTTCGCAGCTTCTTTAAGTGCCATAGATGCAGCAATTTTAAACGCCATCTCATTCGAGTCAACGTCATGGTAAGAACCGAATACTAATTTAGCCTTAATGTCGATTAGTGGGTATCCAGCAACTACACCGCGGTCAAGAGAATCACGAAGACCAGCTTCTACTGCAGGAATGTATTCACGAGGTACTACACCACCAACGATAGCGTTTTCGAATTCAAAGCCTTTACCTTCTTCATTTGGAGAGAACTCAATCGTTACGTCTCCATATTGTCCACGACCACCAGATTGGCGAGTGAATTTACCTTGAACTTTTGCAGAGCCACGGAATGTTTCACGGTAAGATACCATTGGAGCACCTACGTTAGCTTCTACTTTAAATTCACGACGCATACGGTCAACTAAGATATCAAGGTGAAGCTCACCCATACCTGAGATGATCGTTTGTCCAGTTTCTGTGTCAGTGTGAGCACGGAAAGTTGGATCCTCTTCTTGAAGTTTAGCTAAAGCTTGACCCATTTTATCTTGGTCAGCTTTTGATTTTGGTTCTACAGAAAGAGAAATTACTGGCTCAGGGAATTCCATTGATTCAAGAATAACTAGGTTTTTCTCGTCACATAGAGTATCACCAGTAGTAGTATCTTTAAGTCCTACTGCTGCTGCAATGTCCCCAGCGAAAACTTTAGAAATCTCTTCACGAGAGTTAGCGTGCATTTGTAGGATACGACCAACACGTTCACGTTTACCTTTAGAAGAGTTTTGTACGTATGAACCCGAATCTAATGTTCCAGAGTACACACGGAAGAATGTTAATTTACCTACGAATGGGTCAGTCATAACTTTGAATGCAAGAGCTGAGAATGGCTCTTCATCAGAAGATTTACGTTCTAACTCTTCGTCACCATCAACTGTAGTACCTTTGATTGCTGGTACATCAACTGGAGATGGTAAGTAATCGATAACTGCATTTAACATTGGACGTACGCCTTTGTGTTTGAATGCTGTACCACAGATTACTGGGTAGAATTCTACTGCGATTGTAGCACGACGGATAGCCGCTTTTAGCTCAGCAACAGTAATTTCTTCACCTTCTAAATATTTTTCCATGATTTCTTCATCAACACTTGCAACGGCGTCGATTAATTTTTCACGGTATTCTTCAGCTTGTTCACGGTATTCTGCAGGAATTTCTCCTTCAGTTACTGCTGTACCCTTTTCATCACCGTAGAAAGTAGCTTTCATTTCAACTAAGTCAATGATAGCAGAGAACTGATCTTCAGCTCCGATAGGTAATTGGACAGGGTGAGCGTTTGCTTGTAATCGCTCATGTAGAGTTCCTACAGAGTATAAGAAATCTGCTCCTGTTTTATCCATTTTGTTAATGAATACAATACGTGGAACACCGTATGTTGTAGCTTGACGCCATACAGTTTCAGTTTGAGGCTCAACACCTGATTGAGCATCAAGTACTGTTACAGCACCGTCAAGTACGCGTAATGAACGTTCTACTTCTACAGTGAAGTCTACGTGTCCAGGAGTATCGATGATGTTTACACGGTGACCTGCCCATTGTGCTGTTGTTGCAGCAGAAGTGATTGTAATACCACGTTCTTGCTCTTGCTCCATCCAGTCCATTTGAGAAGCGCCTTCATGTGTTTCACCGATTTTGTGAATCTTACCAGTGTAATAAAGGATACGCTCAGTTGTTGTTGTTTTACCAGCATCAATGTGAGCCATGATCCCAATATTACGAGTATTCTCAAGTGAGAATTCGCGTTTCATAGGAAATTTCTCCTTCCATATTGGGGTAAAGATTGTATAAAGGACCTTGTGTTAGCCAATTAGCTAACACATAGGTTAAATTACCAACGGTAGTGAGCGAATGCTTTGTTCGCTTCTGCCATTTTGTGCATATCTTCACGTTTCTTAACTGATGCACCAGTGTTGTTTGAAGCATCTAGGATTTCGTTAGCTAAACGCTCTTCCATAGTTTTTTCACCACGAAGACGAGAATAGTTAACTAGGTAACGAAGACCTAAAGTTGTACGACGTTCTGGACGTACTTCAACCGGTACTTGGTAGTTAGAACCACCAACACGGCGAGCGCGTACTTCAAGAACTGGCATTACGTTATTTAGAGCGGCTTCGAATACTTCAATTGGATTTTCACCAGAACGTTCTTTAACAATCTCGAACGCACCGTATAAAATCTTTTGAGAAGTACCTCTTTTACCATCAACCATCATTTTATTGATTAAACGAGTTACCAGTTTTGAACTATAAATTGGATCTGGTAACACGTCACGTTTGGAAACAGGACCTTTACGAGGCATGTGTTTTCCTCCTTTCGAATAGTTATCGATTTATTTTATAAAATTGGCCTTGTCGTATTTGTCGATCAAATATCAAAGCTGCTAGCAAGATTTGATATTTATGACAACTAGTTATGAGGCTCATTATTAAATAACGTGATTAAACGTTAAATTATTTTTTCTCTTTAGGGCGTTTTGTTCCGTATTTAGAACGTGATTGTAAACGACCGTTTACACCAGCTGTATCAAGAGCTCCACGTACGATATGGTAACGAACACCCGCTAAGTCTTTTACGCGTCCGCCACGGATAAGAACAACACTGTGCTCTTGTAAGTTGTGGCCTTCACCTGGGATATAAGCTGTAACCTCAATTTGGTTAGTTAAACGTACACGAGCGTATTTACGTAACGCTGAGTTTGGTTTACGAGGTGTCATTGTACCAACACGAGTACAAACACCGCGTTTTTGTGGAGACTTAACATCAGTTAAAGATTTTTTAAATGAGTTATATCCTTTGTTTAACGCTGGTGATTTTGATTTCGTGATTTTAGATTGACGAGGCTTACGTACTAATTGGTTAATTGTAGGCATCGGTATTTCCTCCCTTCATTTATTCCTTGTTAATACCACACATCCAGGTGGTTCATTTTTTGGGTAAAAACAAAGTCTTTGTGTTTTATACACAAAAACTACTCTACAGCAATAGCAACAACCGCTGCTCCAACGTGGATTCCACAGGCCTTGCCCAGTTCCTTTTTGGACTCAACAAGAATAACTGGCACACCGATTTCTCTCGCGAAAGTAATGGCCAAATCGGTTACCCAATTGTCTGCATCAAGTGCCACAAAAAGTTCTTTCACTGAACCATCGCGCATTGCTTTTACTGCTTGCTTTGTACCTATGATTGTTTTACTAGCCCTTACTTTATCATAAGACATTTGCATATCCTCCGAAGTACAGACAGTTAACTATCAACCTTCAATATATTATCATTACCAATTACCACTGTCAACTAATATCTTTAAAAAGTCCGAAGAGATGGGTTTTTACCATCTCTTCGGAGCTCATTTTAATAGTTATTCAGCAGAAATGGTTTCTTCTAAATCAAGCTCATCTTTTTCAATGCGGATTTGACGGTAACGTTGCATACCAGTACCTGCAGGAACAAGTTTACCGATAATTACGTTCTCTTTTAATCCTAGAAGTTCGTCACGTTTACCTTTAATTGCAGCATCTGTTAAGACACGAGTTGTTTCTTGGAATGATGCGGCAGATAAGAACGATTCTGTTTCAAGTGAAGCTTTTGTAATACCAAGAATTACAGGACGGCAAGTTGCAGGGTTTTTGCCGTTTATAACAGCATCTGCATTTGCCTCTGAGAATTGGTGGATATCTAGTAATGAACCAGGTAATAATTCTGTATCACCAGCTTCAATTACACGCACTTTACGAAGCATTTGACGTACCATTACTTCGATATGTTTATCTCCAATTTCTACCCCTTGCATACGGTATACTTTTTGTACTTCTTTTAACAGATACTCTTGAACTGTTGAAACGTCTTTAACTTTTAGTAATTGTTTTGGATCGATAGAACCTTCTGTCAATACCTGACCACGTTCTACAAAGTCGCCTTCTTGTACTTTCAGACGCGCATTGTAAGGTGCTGGGTATTTACGTGTTTCTACATCACCTTCAATTGTAATTTCTTTTAGACCTTCACGGATTTCAGTGATGTCTGAAACAGTACCCGCGATATCAGAAATAACTGATTGACCTTTAGGATTACGTGCTTCAAAGATCTCTTGGATACGCGGAAGACCTTGTGTAATATCATCCCCAGCAACCCCACCTGTATGGAATGTACGCATTGTTAACTGTGTACCTGGTTCACCGATTGATTGAGCCGCAATGATACCAACTGCTTCTCCAACTTCTACCTCTTCACCTGTTGCTAAGTTCATGCCGTAACATTTTTTACATACGCCATGTTTTGTATTACATGTAAATGCAGAACGAATTGTTACTTCTTCAATACCTAACTCAGTAATAATACGAGCGATATCTTGATCGATTAATCCGTCTTTTGCTAAAATCACTTCGCCTGTTTCTGGATGATAGATTGTTTTCTTCGTATGACGACCAACAATACGTTCGTCTAACGCTTCAATTAACTCTGTACCTTCCATTAACGCACCGATTGTTAAACCGCGGTCAGTTCCACAATCATCTTCACGAACGATAACATCCTGTGCTACGTCTACTAGACGACGAGTTAAGTAACCTGAATCGGCAGTTTTTAGGGCTGTATCGGCAAGACCTTTACGGGCACCATGTGTAGAGATGAAGTATTCCAATACCGTTAAACCTTCACGGAATGAAGATTTGATTGGAAGTTCAATGATACGACCAGCCGGATTGGCCATCAGACCACGCATACCTGCTAATTGTGTAAAGTTAGAGGCATTACCACGGGCACCTGAATCAGACATCATGAAGATTGGGTTTGTTTTCTCAAGTGATTTCATTAGTTTTGATTGGATTTCATCTTTCGCAGCACTCCAACTAGAGATAACGCGGTCATAACGTTCTTCCTCTGTGATGAAACCACGACGGAATTGTGCTTGCACTTTATCTACTTTGTCTTGTGCTATTGCTAAAATATCGCCTTTATCTGGTAATACAACAATGTCAGAAACACCAACTGTAATACCAGCGCGTGTTGAATATTTGAATCCTAGATTTTTCATGCGGTCAAGCATTTTAGATGTTTCTGTAATATGGAAACGTTTAAATACTTCGGCAATGATATTTCCTAAGAATTTTTTACGGAACGGGTTCACAACTGGTACTGATGCAAAGTATTTGCGTAGTACAGCTGTACGTTGTGCATTAACTTTGCCCTTTTCATCAAGTGCATTATAAGTCGCATCAGCCTCAAGCTCTTTTAACGTTTCTTCGTCAATTGTTAAGTTAACAAAGAATTTGTCTGGTGTTTCTTGCTCTAAGTTGAAGTCAGTTGGCTCATTAATATACGGGAATGATTTAGGCAAGATCTCGTTAAAGATTACTTTCCCAACAGTTGTTAATAAGAATTTATTATTTTGTTCTTCTGTAAATCTTGGGTTGCTTAACGAGCTTGCTTTAATGGCAATACGAGTATGCAAGTGAACATGACCTGTATCATATGCAATTAACACTTCGTTTGGACCATAGAAAACAGAGCCTTCCCCTTGAGCACCTTCACGCTCAAGTGTTAAGTAATAGTTTCCTAATACCATATCTTGAGAAGGTGTTACAACTGGTTTACCGTCTTTCGGGTTAAGGATATTTTGTGCAGCAAGCATTAATAGACGAGCTTCTGCTTGTGCTTCAGCTGATAATGGTACGTGAACCGCCATTTGGTCACCATCGAAGTCAGCGTTGTAAGCTGTACATACCAATGGATGAAGACGAATAGCACGACCTTCAACTAATGTTGGTTCGAACGCTTGAATACCAAGACGGTGAAGTGTAGGTGCACGATTCAGTAACACTGGATGCTCACGAATTACATCTTCTAAAACGTCCCATACGTCGTTGTTTAAACGTTCGATTTTACGTTTAGCAGATTTAATATTATGAGCAAGACCACGTTCAACTAATTCTTTCATAACAAACGGCTTGAATAACTCAATAGCCATTTCTTTTGGTAGACCACATTGGTACATTTTTAAGTTTGGACCTACTACGATAACGGAACGACCAGAGTAGTCAACACGTTTACCTAGTAAGTTTTGACGGAAACGACCTTGTTTACCTTTCAGCATATGTGAAAGTGATTTTAGCGGACGATTACCTGGACCTGTTA
This window harbors:
- the rpoC gene encoding DNA-directed RNA polymerase subunit beta': MIDVNEFEYMKIGLASPDKIRSWSYGEVKKPETINYRTLKPEKDGLFCERIFGPTKDWECHCGKYKRVRYKGVVCDRCGVEVTRAKVRRERMGHIELAAPVSHIWYFKGIPSRMGLILDMSPRALEEVIYFASYVVIEPGATNLESKQLLSEKEYRAYREKFGNTFEASMGAEAIKKLLGKIDLEDETQSLKEELKSAQGQRRTRAIKRLEVVESFRNSGNSPEWMILDVLPVIPPELRPMVQLDGGRFATSDLNDLYRRVINRNNRLKRLLDLGAPSIIVQNEKRMLQEAVDALIDNGRRGRPVTGPGNRPLKSLSHMLKGKQGRFRQNLLGKRVDYSGRSVIVVGPNLKMYQCGLPKEMAIELFKPFVMKELVERGLAHNIKSAKRKIERLNNDVWDVLEDVIREHPVLLNRAPTLHRLGIQAFEPTLVEGRAIRLHPLVCTAYNADFDGDQMAVHVPLSAEAQAEARLLMLAAQNILNPKDGKPVVTPSQDMVLGNYYLTLEREGAQGEGSVFYGPNEVLIAYDTGHVHLHTRIAIKASSLSNPRFTEEQNNKFLLTTVGKVIFNEILPKSFPYINEPTDFNLEQETPDKFFVNLTIDEETLKELEADATYNALDEKGKVNAQRTAVLRKYFASVPVVNPFRKKFLGNIIAEVFKRFHITETSKMLDRMKNLGFKYSTRAGITVGVSDIVVLPDKGDILAIAQDKVDKVQAQFRRGFITEEERYDRVISSWSAAKDEIQSKLMKSLEKTNPIFMMSDSGARGNASNFTQLAGMRGLMANPAGRIIELPIKSSFREGLTVLEYFISTHGARKGLADTALKTADSGYLTRRLVDVAQDVIVREDDCGTDRGLTIGALMEGTELIEALDERIVGRHTKKTIYHPETGEVILAKDGLIDQDIARIITELGIEEVTIRSAFTCNTKHGVCKKCYGMNLATGEEVEVGEAVGIIAAQSIGEPGTQLTMRTFHTGGVAGDDITQGLPRIQEIFEARNPKGQSVISDIAGTVSDITEIREGLKEITIEGDVETRKYPAPYNARLKVQEGDFVERGQVLTEGSIDPKQLLKVKDVSTVQEYLLKEVQKVYRMQGVEIGDKHIEVMVRQMLRKVRVIEAGDTELLPGSLLDIHQFSEANADAVINGKNPATCRPVILGITKASLETESFLSAASFQETTRVLTDAAIKGKRDELLGLKENVIIGKLVPAGTGMQRYRQIRIEKDELDLEETISAE